A DNA window from Trypanosoma brucei brucei TREU927 chromosome 11 chr11_scaffold01 genomic scaffold, whole genome shotgun sequence contains the following coding sequences:
- a CDS encoding 2-oxoglutarate dehydrogenase E2 component dihydrolipoamide succinyltransferase encodes MLRRLATHGLQATCLTSEKLAYRYCLSICVPTIAESISSGKVVGWTKKVGDAVAEDEIICQIESDKLNVDVRAPAAGVITKINFEEGTVVDVGAELSTMKEGEAPAAKAETADKPKQNAPAAAAPPKASPTEAAPKPAPAAAPVTSRGADPRVRSVRISSMRQRIADRLKASQNTCAMLTTFNEIDMTPLIELRNRYKDDFFKKNGVKLGFMSPFVKACAIALQDVPIVNASFGTDCIEYHDYVDISVAVSTPKGLVVPVLRDVQNSNFAQIEKQIADFGERARSNKLTMAEMTGGTFTISNGGVFGSWMGTPIVNPPQSAILGMHATKKKPWVVGNSVVPRDIMAVALTYDHRLIDGSDAVTFLVKVKNLIEDPARIVLDLA; translated from the coding sequence ATGCTCCGTCGTTTGGCCACTCATGGACTCCAAGCTACGTGCCTGACTTCGGAGAAGTTGGCGTACCGCTACTGCCTCAGCATTTGTGTCCCCACTATTGCCGAGTCCATCAGCAGTGGGAAGGTTGTGGGATGGACTAAGAAGGTTGGTGACGCTGTTGCCGAAGATGAGATTATTTGTCAAATTGAGTCGGACAAACTCAATGTGGATGTACGCGCCCCTGCCGCGGGTGTGATCACGAAGATAAACTTCGAAGAGGGCACTGTTGTCGATGTTGGCGCCGAGCTTTCAACCATGAAGGAAGGTGAGGCCCCCGCCGCCAAGGCCGAAACAGCCGACAAACCGAAGCAGAATGCACCGGCGGCGGCAGCACCTCCCAAAGCTTCCCCAACTGAAGCCGCGCCAAAGCCAGCGCCCGCGGCTGCTCCCGTCACCTCACGTGGGGCGGACCCGCGCGTACGTAGCGTTCGCATCTCCTCCATGCGGCAGCGCATTGCGGATCGGCTGAAGGCAAGCCAGAACACGTGTGCCATGCTCACGACATTCAACGAGATTGATATGACCCCTCTTATCGAGTTGCGCAATCGTTACAAGGATGATTTCTTCAAGAAGAACGGGGTGAAACTTGGATTCATGTCGCCATTCGTGAAGGCCTGTGCTATTGCACTTCAGGACGTTCCTATTGTCAACGCATCCTTCGGCACTGACTGCATCGAATACCACGACTACGTGGACATCAGTGTTGCCGTATCCACACCGAAAGGTCTTGTTGTGCCGGTCCTTCGTGACGTGCAGAACTCCAACTTTGCCCAAATTGAAAAGCAAATCGCAGACTTTGGTGAGCGCGCCCGCTCGAACAAGCTGACCATGGCGGAGATGACCGGTGGCACATTCACTATTAGCAACGGCGGCGTGTTTGGCTCGTGGATGGGGACACCTATCGTCAACCCACCACAGAGCGCTATTCTTGGTATGCACGCCACGAAGAAGAAGCCGTGGGTTGTGGGCAACTCCGTCGTCCCGCGTGACATAATGGCGGTTGCCCTCACGTACGATCACCGTCTCATCGACGGCAGTGACGCCGTAACATTTCTCGTTAAGGTGAAGAACCTCATTGAGGATCCCGCACGTATTGTGCTCGACCTCGCCTAA